The genomic DNA AATGAGCGTAGTTGAGGTTGGCAAGATGTTCTCATGACATCAGTGTTTTCcagaaaattgttcaaaaaCCTCCCTCCTGTGGTAAGGGTTAGGCAGCCATAATTTTTCAAACAATATTTATCAGCGATTATCAACCAACTCTTGTGGCTACTATTTAAAGCAGACTATACAATAAGAAACCGGCCTGTTTACTCTatcagctattaacagtgaataGAGCGACTTGTCGTAATCAGGAAAGCTAACTGTAGGAATAAGTCATGACCTTGGAAGCATTGTTCCTTACAACACAATTAAATGAACAATTACAGATTCTCCCGATTCAGTATCACTAAGCGGCAATTCATTTTACCAACCTCTTATCAAAATGTTGCTTTGCCAGCTTAGCTATCTCTTTAAGCTTCTTCATGTCATAACCTTTGGCTCGAGCAATATTGTAAAGGTTGTCAACAAATGCTTCTTTACTTATTTTACGAAGTGTTTTTCTGCTCAGTCCTGCCACTAAAGAACCAAGATCCTCAATGTGTTTGGAGTCCAGGACATCAACGCCAGTTTGATTCTAAAGCAGAAAGGAGGGTCATTCTTTATTAAACCGCAAACAGGATCAAAGTTTATTATAGCAATGTCGCTAGAGTTAAACATGCGCACCAAGACAGGGTTAGTACCTTTAATCAGGGCTAAGATATTGGTGGACAATGGTATTTATGAAAAATTATCTGTCCAGAGGATAACataatagatcgttttcagtcacgtggtcagcagctttgcaaatagtccagtttcgagttcgctatgaccgctgaattaaagaagtgaaaacgcattttttacaggcttGGCCTCAATCTGAAGttatatattcacaaattccaacgagaaaaagacctgtttattactatGTCTATTGTGTTTAGTCAAATTTcgaacacttacttgccggaatttctgaatatttcactttacgtcgaggctaaccctgtatgaatgcgTCGTTAATgcttgtattcagcggtaatttttgaTTCGAAACCGGACTAttgcttggaataaaagaaagttgtaacatgtgaaaagagttcaattcccacgggatgacgtcatgtgaaaacgatctattggtttccctaatacgcGTCTACTCAGGAAAGGCTATCCGTTTTAGAACTGGGGCTGAAGCAATAATGTTATCTATGACGTATTGTAAAATCACATACAATACAAACTGCTAAAAAGTTGAACACGGTCCAGTCCTCGTCTTTTGCTATTACACAGAGTAATGTTACACATGGACAAGCGTAAGCATATTCTCCATACTGCTCTTCGTACATTTCCTATAGTGTATAATGAGCTTTTGTGTAATAATCAAGACATTTTCTGTTTGGTAAGCGGCGTTTCATTAATTCACATAACCTCTTCTCAAAAGTTATCTGTAATACAGCAGTAAATGAAAAACACGGAGAATATAGATGGTCATTACTATACGCTGCTGTGGAGACAAGAGGGAACTGGAACCGAAATGCATTCCGCAATGGTTTCTGGGAACGTTACTGCACGGGAGGCGTCAGTCAGTTGTTGGCCATTTTTTTCCCCTGTTTCTAGAAACAGTCCCAGAAGCCTTTGCGAAGTTAACTCGGTCCAGCTTCCTTCTCggttctaaagtggcgaattgggCCGTGGTTGGCCGTGGGCAGTGTTAATGCCGAAAAGTAAGCATGATTTGGGAAACTGTCTAAATTTACCTTGAAGAGTTCCACTGCCAAATAAGCCCTGGCTTTGAGTTTGTCCTCCGGCAATCCAGTTTGTTCTCCCAGCCGACGGATAGCAGTCAGCAAGATCTTCTCAGGTAGCTTTTTCAGCTCATCTTGTGCAAGACCTTGTAAAAAGGTCCCGAGAGAATTGATATTGATTTCGGTGAAATTGGAGAAATCAAGGTTCTCCATTTCCCAGTACTCTCGCAGCCTCATTAGTACCATAACAATCTAAGATCAACGAAATAAGACAGGTGAAATTAATTTGTCACTCTTGGTGACTTACAAACTTTAATGCATAGCTATcctattatatggcttcttgaGTCTGTGCATAAAACCATTAAGTTCCATCCGTTTAAGAGGTACCTGGCAGCAGTTTCCTGCCGTGTGGTACTTCATTTTCACCGGACTCTAAAAAGGTTTTTTGAGGGAGCTTAAGCAGACAGGTTTTTGAGCGAAGCACATCAACCGCAAGTGGACTTTCTTCATTCTTGGGCAGTGTTTTCGCCTGAACTTTCGGGTAAATCGTCTCCATAAGAATCTCCATAAGAGTagagacacttagcaatacaaatttggtagcatcAAGGCCTATTAACAGCGGAAAAGCCTcatttccggttgacgtgcgttgtTCAAAGACGCCTTTGCTTAAGGTCCCCATTAGATATGTCAGTGGTCGGCAGCATCGCAAAGGCTGGGAGAGTAAAATCAGAATCATCTCCATAGGTTAAAGGTTAAATTTCCCGTCCGGGTGGGGTGTGAGTGTTTTGCCGTTTTTAGTCCTGACACTTCTAAATGAAGCATAcatgatgtaaaaaaaaacaaaacgttaaaaaagTACTGGAAACTAGTTTCTAAAAATGAGAAAGATGGCAGCCGAGTCGTGGAGAAATTTTTGTTGGCTTTCCAAGacgttttctggaaattttcttcgcgCTGTCTACCCCACACGGGTTAAggtcaaattcaaaggaaaacaaaaaaaaaaagtttttatcgtATTCCTTGGTTTAAAAGACTTTGGTGGTTTTTAAGGCAGACGAGAGATGCCACGATTTCAGCAAACTTTGGTTTTAATCTTTCCATGAAAGTCTACGCACGTGAAAATCCATACAAAAATGGCGAgtttttggttggtttttggcgcgaaaaacCCAGTGAAAACCGATGAGCTGGCATATCGAAGGTAAGATCTAGAATTTGGTGTTTCTTGATATTTATATTCGGTGGTACCCGTtgagaataggccatttgcacgatggcgtctttttactactacgaccagaattcttttcgtttttcctttcatatttaaatttaaaaatcccAGTGagcttaaaataataaaagctctaatttgcacaagaaagcaaaaccctgaaggcaTTTTGGTCTTAGTAGAAAGCGTGGCTCAAATGCGGCTCTAGCCTGCTAAATTCCCGGATGTGACCGGTCATTCTACGCAAACTGTTCGCTGATAGTGCCGCAGACCCTCACAGATCACAGATCACATagaaaacagactttttcaTATACCTGTCCTCGGTTCCAGTCTTTTTCACGTCCCAGCACATCGATAACGTCTTCAATACCCCGGATGGGTAGGTCACGTAACTCTTCTTTAGCAATACCTAACACAATGTGACCGAGTTTCTTCATGTTCAAAAATCCCCAGTTTGGAGTGTCGGTTTCATCTGCATCAGTAGCATTGAAGTCACCCCACTTTGCACTGATCTTTTTGGCGAGAGTCAAGACctgaaaacaggaaaacaagaaaatttttctaTTACAAAATTGAGTCACTctttatagaaaaaaagtgGAAGAGAGGAAGACAGAGAAAGAAGCGAACGGCATTCACTCAACCTCTCCCTACCAGCGCCCCAACCCCTCACCCCCCTTCCCGTTTTTTTCCTGTTCGCTCACTTTTTTTCGCGCCATCCCCACTATCTTAACGCCTGGAATGGGAAGAATATTGCGTGATGACCCTCAACTAGCGTCTTCGAAGGAGGCTAACGTTCACACAGTCGTGTAGATaaatattagggactttaagatccaacgacgcggatgACAACGAGAAcgttaaaaaaacaataggtttaattagcaaaacaacaacttcgcacgtgcatcacacttttttgtacatttctttcccctTTTTGCATGATtaagacgtgaaaatgcctaatttcgcgttttatggaggacgtaaacaagcaacgacgacatTTTATtcctctttctgagcttgaatatgaccccttgaaattcagcttcaggagggttcgcctacaattgacaaagtaagcatGGTAAGTGAGTAAGAATAATCACTATAAGggctgaaagaacgcaaattcactttttaaacgACGTTGttgtcgccgtcgcgtcgttggatcttaaagtctctCTTAAGAATGTACGACGTACCTGTGTTTTATCCCAGGGAATCAGGCCCAGTTTATCCAGGTTAGCGATAACAATATCCACGTTTTCAGCATCAATTTCGCCACGACTCAGAGCCACAGCAAATTCTCCAAGCTGTGCAATACTTTTACCAACAGTAGGATCCTCCTCATACTGCAATACAGTGGCGGCAAATTGTAATTTAATCACGGCAACGAAATCCTTGTATGCGTTGATACATGTGGACTCCAGTAGTTATTATCAACGTATATTTAAAACTAATCAAATAAACAATTACAAACGCAGTATTATTAAtgattaataattataaaaagcaaCCAAAGGCAATAATTATAGGAGAGGTGATGCGTGCAGGCAGGCTATAGACAGGATGCTCAGTCAGTTACCTTTTTTATAAATTGTCGCATAACAGGCATAGCAACGTCTTTAACAACCTTCATTTCTGGAAAAGCGGCAAATACAACAGCTTGAGTCATTTTTCCAACATCAGAAGACAAGAAACCGTCAATAGCTTTTCCAAGTGCTATCACATCTTCCTTCTTCAGTTGGGACAGCTGTGAATTGAACACACGAATAAGATATGTTTGTGATCCTCTGGTGACCTAGGCGGTTTGAAGAAGATCTTTTTCGGGCGGGAGGACatggaaataataaaatatctaATTAACTTCGATTTCAAAAGTCGCCAGAGAACATCTTTAAATCACAAATAAAATCACACACTGATTTTCTGTAAACTCAACGCTGCGTTTGCGAAAATGTCAAATCAGACAGCAAATAAGCTTTGATGAAGATAATACAAAGGATGTTAACATCATGTAATGAGCGTCTTTAAGCATAGTAAGGACAGTCACTTACGTCTACagactttttcagtttttccacTAATTCTTGTGCCTAATGAACAAAAGAGCAAAAGATATGAACCCCATGTCCAATCACGAAAAAAAAGATCATTTACAAAGCAGTAGAGGAAAAGGCATACCCCCGGTACTAATTGACCCGCAAAAATTTGATGTAATTACCTTTAATATGATAAAACACCCAGCCGGCAAGTCATTTTATATATGACATATCTACAAAGGGGTGCAATAATATGAAGTAACTGGTAGCTAGAACTTTCATAAAGAAAAAGTCTCCTTCGAATCTGATTAAAAAGATACATATTCATAAATTTTCTCTCACATTTCTCTTCCGGAAGTAAACTAACCCCGCATAACAAGCGTTGGTCAAGAAGAATCTGACATAGGAATCTTGAAGATTTTCTAAGAAAACTGCTTCCACCCTTTTGGCTCGTTGGCTTGTTAGGCAATTTTTACGTTAAAACAACTccttaattttgatttttatcaccATAGCTGTGGTGTAATAATCACAATCATGCAGTTTCTCTTTGAATGTTTTCATTACGTATGTCTTCTTGAATTCTATAGTGCGTGATATCAGACCAACCGCCCCGTTTTACCTGGTCAATCTTAAAATCAACGTCCTTCAAAAACTGCAATGAATCCTTGATCACTTGATCTCCAATCTGTTTAAGCTCAGATGGCAGAAGTCCACCAACAATATTTCCAAGTTCCTTAATATCATCTTTGGTCCACTTGTCTGGGGAACCAATAATTTCCTTTGCTTTCGTTGCTAACACCCTCAATTGTCCTTCCTTTAACTTCACCTTGCCAAGAACGCTTTTAATAGCCTGTAAGTATGATACACAAATCAGACAAAGATATCTTTCTCCAAGCTTCACTTAAAAAAGTTGGTAATTCCCAGCAAGTTGAGAGATTGTTGCCTGATAGAGATCCTAGGagataaaatttaaataaacCCTGCACCTGGAACTGCTCTTTTGACAAGAATTTTAAATCCTCCACATTTAAGTCCTTCAGTAATTTTCCAAGTTTCTGTAACTGAGGAGCACTCCAGCTCTTGATTTGTCCCCACTGTTCTTTTAGCTTGGCTATGATTACTTTGGCTTGAGAAAAGGAGAAATCATTTTTCACCACTACATCTATGGCTTTGCTCACCTGTCAAAGTAAAACAATTTAGACATTCAATATTGACCCTTCTTGATATGGGCACAAAAGGAACAGGGAGTCTAATATAGTGAGGATATAGTGATGATTATTACCACGGTTAttctccgatgactccatacaattgcttcaaaataatttcactTCCAGTGAAACGTTTTGATGTATGACATTATGAGACGACGCCAGCTTCAACCATCTTTTGAGGCCAAATAACACAATCATTCCAAGAAATTAAAACGGTAAGTCAGTTTTGTTCATCCTCAAAAACATTATGTAcaatataatattttaaaaactctGAATACTTACAACATCAGATGCAAGCTTTAAAATGTCCCTTACGGGTAGAGCCTCCAAAAGATTGCAAAGGCCACCCAGTATTTTCTCATCCCACTCAGCCACATCTCCATAAAACTTTTTAGCAGGAATCATCAATGCATTCTTCTGGTCTCGATCAAAATTTGCCATACAAAGATAACTAACtctaaaaaattaaatgtcagtAAAAATTAATGGGAGTCGCAACAATGCAAACATTCATATAATCCCACAATAAAATATTTCTGGGGTTCATCTACCTCTTTTTAATTAAGCTAAACAACTACTTGGTTAAAAGGAAATGGAAACCTTAATTTCTTCAGTCAAACAATCATTTGACCCTTTGTGTCATATTTCACAGACAATAATAAACTTGACAATACATTAATATGAAATTTAGCATGTCAGAACAAGTAAAtggtcatcaacaacaaaacaggCACACAACTTGTTGATACTGGTCTTGTAATCCTTGGATTGTTAGATTTTTGCCTAACACATAACGGCAAGCTGTTAAAATTACCCTTGGTCAAAGACATCTCGAGCCaattctgccagttcattcgcATCAAGCCCAACAAGTAACTGTTTCATGCTCTCCAGTGCTTTGACTGACCACTGATCAATGCTACGGCCAAATTTACGATAGGCAGCTTGGGTGAAGGCTGCCATCTGCTCACGATCCCAGTTCttgctctgaaaaaaaaagaacaaagtaaaAGGAGATTGTAAAAAACTTGTACCACAGAAGTCAAATAAGATACTGATATCTATACATCCTATTTGTtttagaatagaatagaatagaatagaaaacATTATTAATGTGTTGGAGCCATATAGCTTGGGAACAACCCCATACTAATTTGGGGACACAATTTATAATTAAATAATTGGAATTACCTATAcaatataaaagtaaaaatatctAAACTGTGCATAATATATTATACTCTGATGATAATctaaaataactgagagagAATTGTATTATTACAACAATAAAAATctacaaatttattaaaatttattaaattgacATTGACAGACACGAATGGCCACACCTGACAGTTTAAGGAAGCAAAATCAAAAACTACAATTTTTACTTACAGCAAGTTTATCCACATTGGCAAAAAAGGAATCTAGGTTCATGTGCATAATAAGCTTCTTTAAATTTTGTGATGTGAACTTTGTGAGGCGGTCAATTATTCCACTAAACTGACTGCTTGTCATGCCACTTAAACTATCCTGTGAAACAGATAAAACACAACAAGGAAAATAATCAATCTATTTATTAACAAAACTGATACAAATAATATAGGTGGCATCTTGATATGTGGCCTGCCTTGCAGACGTAGTTTAAGCTTGGTTAGTAACGTCTTGGAAGCAGCACCAATACCCATGTTCTGGGGCCCTGACAAACTCAATGAATTACCAGAAGtgcatttcaaatttcctttcatccaGGTTGGCAATTTGACAATAGTTTCTTTAACAGGCCAACCATTGCACATGCTCAAATCCTAGCACACAGGTGAGGGcctagaacaaggatttcggtgctgttttgcagatggacttaaccagagtttagctTTGTCTGTGGCGAAGGCTACTTAATACTAGGAATTGACACATAATTTAAGTTAATTTACAACAGCAATAATGATCTTCTTTACTACTCTCTGGTATGCTAATGATAAAGTAATGTCATTTTACAGTTTAATATTGCCAAGATGCAAATGTACCTGTAAAGAAGAGAGCACATCTTGTGGTACACTTAACAGTTCGCTGACAGTTGCTTGAACAAATTTCTTGGCATCTGACAACTTTTCCTTCAGGCTATCAGATAGCTTATCAAAGGCACTCTTTATGCTGCACAAGACAATAAGGGGTGGTTAAAGAAACGTGCTGCTTTtccctggggggagggggactcccatataaaagtgatggGGATGTTCatcggaaaattaaaattaaacccccTAAGGaagaccaatgtgggtgtggctcaaacTTAAACTGACTCCTAAAGGAGATTTCTACATGGTCAGTATCACAGCATTTTTAGCCCTAAACAATACCTGAATGGGAAAATATGGTGACTATCAGtcccaaacaccctaagtgagaccaaactTTGCAAATTATTTATCCAAAGCGAGACACTGAGtatcacttttatatgggagtaccctcctcctcccccccgccccaccGACCCAAGACTTTTTCACATAGAAACAAACATTATCAGAGAACATCATGTGACATGGAACAAAATCCTGCCATACTTTACATATTAGGTGAACATATACTAACTGAGTAACTTAAATACAAGAAACTATTTATTGTAACTATATTACAACTGTTATTCAAACTGCACATACATTAGTTGGTGATATGCATGGCAGATTAATCTCTCTCAATTCTTTCTTTTCCCTTCTTATCAATCATGAGGAAATAGGAGTAGGGCAGGATTCTTTTGTGGAAAATTATTACTTTTGAGAACTCACGAAATTAAGTTTTCGTCATAGGGTATTACATTCTTCAACATAACATAAGAGTCTGTCTATTCTAAATATCTTTTACCCTCATGTATATGCGCATTGCAAGTAGTACTGGAAAGAAATTAACTAAATATCATTTATTTGTATTGACCTAAATTTTATATTAACTTAATTAATGCACATGTAATGTCAAGCTATAacagttacagtaaaatgtCCATAAGGCTAAGAACATGGGTCTTAAGAATCTGTTATTAAGgctataatcataactataacaaaattctcaaatctgattggttctcaactgccctgatttcagccttaataggacagtacgcgtcatgcctgagtaattggacagtacgcgccatcacgcgcgcgcttaaatggctttttttttcattgctagcgaaaaaatcttggaatttcttgtattttgatttaaaaaaagccctatatatcacaaattttgttaaagttatgattaattggtaacagaacttcgtgtcgtccaattcggtctgtaatcatactcgtgattaaacaaatcggactcctgctacgcggtcgtccgattttgttaatcactcgtatgattacagaccgaattggactccactcagtcctgttaccat from Porites lutea chromosome 6, jaPorLute2.1, whole genome shotgun sequence includes the following:
- the LOC140941104 gene encoding uncharacterized protein, with translation MNFEKLITLVSSALIIVLLSPTTVGDMPNCCTQLNIPSECHFLCGVGSQPFWTIARWKCTHKYFAKVATCKVNNKINYVKLFGQELTQSIKSAFDKLSDSLKEKLSDAKKFVQATVSELLSVPQDVLSSLQDSLSGMTSSQFSGIIDRLTKFTSQNLKKLIMHMNLDSFFANVDKLASKNWDREQMAAFTQAAYRKFGRSIDQWSVKALESMKQLLVGLDANELAELARDVFDQGVSYLCMANFDRDQKNALMIPAKKFYGDVAEWDEKILGGLCNLLEALPVRDILKLASDVVSKAIDVVVKNDFSFSQAKVIIAKLKEQWGQIKSWSAPQLQKLGKLLKDLNVEDLKFLSKEQFQAIKSVLGKVKLKEGQLRVLATKAKEIIGSPDKWTKDDIKELGNIVGGLLPSELKQIGDQVIKDSLQFLKDVDFKIDQAQELVEKLKKSVDLSQLKKEDVIALGKAIDGFLSSDVGKMTQAVVFAAFPEMKVVKDVAMPVMRQFIKKYEEDPTVGKSIAQLGEFAVALSRGEIDAENVDIVIANLDKLGLIPWDKTQVLTLAKKISAKWGDFNATDADETDTPNWGFLNMKKLGHIVLGIAKEELRDLPIRGIEDVIDVLGREKDWNRGQIVMVLMRLREYWEMENLDFSNFTEININSLGTFLQGLAQDELKKLPEKILLTAIRRLGEQTGLPEDKLKARAYLAVELFKNQTGVDVLDSKHIEDLGSLVAGLSRKTLRKISKEAFVDNLYNIARAKGYDMKKLKEIAKLAKQHFDKSDVAEWIGDQWRDLGPAALGLDPSDLERINLDSLEEMLDELGTFNFSKSQAQALIKAAKKKWQQSDVGKWAGEKLRQLGSLVKGLDLGDIEKLSKEAFEQAVGDWGQYFDVDMETLEALARKVKEHLTNGDISKLTAQMAKSIGRVVLGLSPDDLEKLNLDNIDIIAALGKWNEWSKDQLERLKPKVREFLKQVKDDDVYMSLGQLAVSLTKEDIAKIPQKAFRLAIKHLSEIDGWSMEQLIAIIDKAKIVWSQSANDWDKDQVSELGKVLKALSISDVSKLKAKVVDAIPPVVFEDMSVSQLQAFSVDQYKAMLTPQVQAISSAKRDSLSVAQQEAIKSVIERDPDEQDPWGPDDDDGDSSGNTSSVSSHVTVTFASLMLVPAGVLLR